One stretch of Akkermansia sp. RCC_12PD DNA includes these proteins:
- a CDS encoding TraR/DksA family transcriptional regulator produces MPTPKKTDSKTASKEAAAPKKKCCRKKKDAEPEKSAKTATPAPAVASPPKKAVKKAPVKKADPAPAPARNELTDEQTEAIAAAKAELAANPEWEHFVKMQRQHLLDLRDKSLDSMNGVARDTLRNHPEGSEASGSGEHQADAGSDAYDRDFALSLLSKEQDGLYEIEQALARIDNGTYGICEMSYKVIPIPRLEAIPFARLTVECQAQWEKEKGQNARFRPRVALGFAGGQNDVDLSVSLDDDEE; encoded by the coding sequence ATGCCTACTCCCAAGAAAACCGATAGCAAGACTGCCTCCAAGGAAGCTGCGGCTCCCAAGAAAAAGTGCTGCAGGAAGAAAAAGGACGCCGAACCGGAAAAGAGCGCCAAGACCGCCACTCCCGCTCCCGCTGTGGCATCCCCTCCTAAAAAGGCTGTGAAAAAGGCTCCCGTCAAAAAGGCGGACCCCGCTCCGGCTCCTGCACGGAATGAACTTACGGACGAACAGACGGAAGCCATTGCTGCCGCCAAGGCGGAGCTGGCGGCCAACCCCGAGTGGGAACATTTTGTCAAAATGCAGCGTCAGCATCTGCTGGACCTGCGCGACAAGTCGCTGGACAGCATGAACGGCGTGGCGCGGGACACCCTCCGCAACCATCCGGAAGGCAGTGAAGCCTCCGGATCCGGCGAGCACCAGGCCGACGCCGGAAGCGACGCCTATGACCGCGACTTCGCTCTCAGCCTTCTTTCCAAGGAGCAGGACGGGCTGTATGAAATTGAGCAGGCCTTGGCCCGCATTGACAACGGCACATACGGCATTTGTGAAATGTCATACAAGGTCATCCCCATTCCCCGTCTGGAAGCCATTCCGTTCGCCCGGCTTACCGTGGAATGCCAGGCGCAGTGGGAAAAGGAAAAAGGGCAGAACGCCCGGTTCCGCCCCAGGGTGGCCCTCGGCTTTGCGGGAGGACAAAATGATGTAGATTTATCTGTTTCTCTTGACGATGATGAAGAATAG
- the hemC gene encoding hydroxymethylbilane synthase produces the protein MTSKNTLIIGTRGSALALAQADMVRAALSALHPGLDIRREIIRTTGDRRTDVPLADVARVSGIVDKGIFIKELETALLEGRIDVAVHSLKDVPSELAPEFRLPAVLPRAAAEDVLITKEPDWNGRGTLATGSVRRRLMARTYWGRQLRFEDLRGNVPTRLEKLVEHPEWDAVILAKAGLERLGLYAPETVVQGRKLYMRPLPVEAFIPAVGQGIVGMECRASDRKTKELLAGINDAETCACGMAERTFLVRLGASCSTPVGVHACLEGDELVLRAAYYVPGREEPFAVVVRGDRNAPEALGILAFEKLGLN, from the coding sequence ATGACCAGTAAAAACACCCTCATCATCGGCACCCGCGGAAGCGCCCTGGCCCTGGCCCAGGCGGACATGGTCCGCGCCGCCCTGTCCGCGCTCCATCCGGGACTGGACATACGCCGGGAAATCATCCGCACCACCGGAGACCGCCGTACGGACGTGCCGCTGGCGGATGTGGCCAGGGTCTCCGGCATCGTGGACAAGGGAATCTTCATCAAGGAACTGGAAACGGCCCTGCTGGAAGGCCGCATAGATGTGGCCGTCCACAGCCTCAAGGACGTGCCAAGCGAACTTGCCCCGGAATTCCGCCTGCCTGCGGTTCTTCCCCGCGCTGCGGCGGAAGACGTGCTCATCACGAAGGAGCCGGACTGGAACGGCCGCGGAACTCTTGCCACCGGAAGCGTCCGCCGCCGCCTCATGGCGCGTACGTACTGGGGAAGGCAGCTCCGGTTTGAAGACCTGCGGGGCAATGTCCCCACCCGTCTTGAAAAGCTTGTGGAGCATCCGGAATGGGATGCCGTGATCCTGGCAAAAGCCGGGCTGGAACGCCTCGGCCTCTACGCGCCGGAAACGGTGGTGCAGGGCAGAAAACTCTACATGCGCCCTCTGCCCGTGGAAGCCTTCATTCCCGCTGTGGGGCAGGGAATCGTCGGCATGGAATGCCGTGCTTCCGACCGGAAAACGAAGGAACTGCTGGCCGGGATCAACGATGCGGAAACCTGCGCCTGCGGCATGGCGGAACGCACCTTCCTGGTGCGCCTGGGCGCCAGCTGCTCCACCCCCGTGGGCGTGCACGCCTGCCTGGAAGGGGATGAACTGGTTCTGCGCGCGGCGTACTACGTGCCGGGAAGGGAAGAACCCTTCGCCGTCGTTGTCCGCGGGGACCGGAACGCTCCGGAAGCCCTGGGAATTCTGGCCTTTGAAAAACTGGGCCTGAACTGA
- a CDS encoding DUF488 domain-containing protein: MNISIKRIYDPQEAEDGDRVLVDRIWPRGISKEKASWNEWAKEAAPSTELRRWFAHDPAKWDGFRKKYFEELDRNKEAVSHLSQLARKGKLTLLYAAKDTEHNEACALKDYLLQYASS; this comes from the coding sequence ATGAACATTTCAATCAAACGCATTTACGATCCGCAGGAGGCGGAAGACGGAGACCGCGTTCTGGTGGACCGGATCTGGCCCCGCGGCATTTCCAAAGAGAAGGCTTCCTGGAACGAATGGGCGAAAGAAGCCGCCCCTTCCACGGAATTGCGCCGATGGTTCGCCCATGATCCGGCCAAATGGGACGGTTTCCGGAAAAAGTATTTCGAAGAACTGGACCGGAATAAAGAGGCTGTTTCACATCTCAGCCAACTGGCCCGCAAGGGGAAGCTGACGCTCCTGTACGCAGCAAAGGATACAGAGCATAACGAAGCATGCGCCCTGAAGGATTACCTTCTACAGTACGCTTCCTCATGA
- a CDS encoding methyltransferase domain-containing protein: MHSTSTCPQKREVAGLWIGETLPPLAELCIRSYLSHGIPFRLFTYRNYENIPEEAIVQDASEVIPEELVFRHDNGSLAPFADWFRNTWLERKGGFWTDLDVACLSPNLPKQLPWFAEQESGLIAVGVIGFPPHHPVMECLREVSEDPTAPMPWDTPGELEAKRQFKIDFPDPVLRRKHAMWGNAGPEGFTRTLAYFQLLGMADSSLSIYPLHYTVWRNCYNGAVKLDSPALRNSWAIHLWGEMLRREPDTLENVNKESIVGQLLDLHMPRAAVPTSPRSKKKVSILVGICTCANTEKKRETVRKTWMAQSVPGIECRFFLGRRETPEKEEDVIALWVNDDYDHLPEKVLAFFRYALECYDFDWLFKCDDDTYVALDRLAALVDDRYDLIGDSSLKAKGAPSGRAGYFLSRSMVEKIVAYSDIPSTGAENLIFGELALRLGARTLASNRLNMNSIPYPMKDNDVVTAHWCPPEHFQGTEDFQDFFPITVYEGRHAHWTDSLLFYRDGTFRREKTGCSGQYIAYGSKKLILKWFHWPEEILVRDGENYSGSSLSLSRKPGQPDLPAVLYPEQVTGNVDESSSGLFLIQMGCGTNILPGWINLDLSKYDITRPLPWEDGCVDAYFLEHMIEHVLPAEAYGFFKEAWRTLKPGGVLRLSFPDLLRIAKRSTPEYIRFLEENHWGGRFPGKRPSQHY; encoded by the coding sequence ATGCATTCCACCTCCACCTGTCCGCAAAAACGAGAAGTCGCCGGTCTCTGGATCGGGGAAACGCTGCCCCCCCTGGCAGAATTATGCATCCGTTCCTATCTGAGCCACGGCATTCCGTTCCGGCTGTTCACCTACCGAAATTATGAAAACATTCCCGAAGAGGCCATTGTTCAGGATGCCTCCGAGGTTATTCCCGAAGAATTGGTTTTCCGGCATGACAACGGGAGTCTTGCCCCTTTTGCAGACTGGTTCCGCAATACATGGCTTGAGAGAAAGGGAGGGTTTTGGACAGATCTCGACGTCGCCTGCCTTTCCCCGAACCTGCCGAAACAGCTTCCATGGTTTGCGGAACAGGAATCCGGTCTGATTGCAGTGGGAGTGATCGGCTTTCCTCCCCACCATCCCGTCATGGAATGCCTCAGAGAGGTCTCGGAAGATCCTACTGCTCCCATGCCCTGGGATACTCCCGGCGAGCTGGAAGCCAAACGTCAATTCAAAATTGATTTCCCCGATCCGGTCCTTCGCCGTAAACACGCCATGTGGGGGAATGCGGGACCGGAAGGCTTTACCCGGACCCTTGCCTATTTCCAACTGCTCGGCATGGCCGATTCAAGTTTAAGCATTTATCCGCTGCATTACACGGTCTGGAGGAATTGTTACAACGGAGCCGTCAAACTCGACAGCCCCGCCCTGCGGAATTCCTGGGCTATTCATTTATGGGGAGAGATGCTCCGGCGCGAGCCTGATACGTTGGAAAACGTCAACAAGGAAAGCATTGTGGGGCAATTGCTGGATTTGCATATGCCACGGGCCGCCGTTCCCACCTCACCCAGAAGCAAAAAAAAGGTGTCCATTCTCGTGGGCATCTGTACTTGCGCTAATACGGAGAAAAAAAGGGAGACCGTCAGAAAAACATGGATGGCACAGAGTGTTCCCGGAATCGAATGCCGGTTCTTTCTCGGAAGAAGGGAAACGCCGGAAAAAGAGGAGGACGTCATCGCTCTTTGGGTGAATGACGATTACGATCATTTGCCGGAAAAAGTCCTGGCTTTCTTCCGGTACGCCCTTGAGTGTTACGATTTTGACTGGTTGTTCAAGTGTGATGACGATACCTATGTGGCGCTGGACCGTCTGGCGGCCCTGGTGGATGACCGATACGATCTGATCGGCGATTCGTCGTTGAAGGCAAAAGGGGCGCCCAGCGGAAGAGCGGGATATTTTCTTTCCAGAAGCATGGTGGAAAAAATAGTCGCCTACTCCGATATTCCATCTACCGGAGCGGAAAATCTTATTTTTGGAGAACTGGCCCTGCGACTGGGGGCAAGGACACTTGCCAGCAACCGCCTGAACATGAATTCCATTCCGTATCCCATGAAGGACAACGATGTGGTTACCGCACACTGGTGCCCTCCCGAGCATTTTCAAGGAACGGAAGATTTCCAGGATTTCTTCCCCATTACGGTGTATGAAGGCAGGCATGCCCACTGGACGGATTCCCTGCTCTTTTACCGGGATGGCACTTTCCGGCGGGAAAAAACAGGTTGTTCAGGGCAATACATTGCCTATGGTTCAAAAAAGTTAATTCTGAAATGGTTCCACTGGCCGGAAGAAATCCTGGTTCGTGATGGAGAGAATTATTCGGGGTCATCTCTATCTCTGTCAAGAAAGCCGGGGCAGCCTGATTTGCCGGCTGTTTTATATCCGGAACAGGTGACCGGAAATGTGGACGAATCTTCTTCCGGGCTGTTTCTCATCCAGATGGGCTGCGGTACCAACATACTCCCCGGCTGGATCAACCTGGATCTTTCCAAATATGACATTACGCGTCCCCTGCCCTGGGAAGATGGGTGTGTGGACGCCTATTTCCTGGAACACATGATTGAACATGTTTTGCCAGCGGAAGCATATGGCTTTTTCAAGGAAGCATGGCGCACACTCAAACCGGGAGGAGTACTGCGGCTCTCTTTCCCGGATTTGCTCCGCATCGCCAAACGATCCACTCCCGAATATATCCGATTTTTAGAGGAAAATCATTGGGGGGGACGGTTCCCCGGGAAGCGCCCTTCGCAACATTATTGA
- the rpmG gene encoding 50S ribosomal protein L33 encodes MPRDIIILECTEAKAEGKPTSRYVTTRNKKSLRTPGRLEKVKYNPFLKRRTLHREMR; translated from the coding sequence ATGCCTAGAGACATCATCATCCTCGAATGCACAGAGGCCAAAGCCGAAGGAAAGCCCACGTCCCGCTACGTCACCACGCGTAACAAGAAGAGCCTGCGTACTCCCGGCCGTCTGGAAAAGGTTAAATACAACCCTTTCCTGAAGCGCCGCACGCTTCATCGTGAAATGCGCTAA
- a CDS encoding metallophosphoesterase family protein, with protein MKIGIFSDIHDRTDHLEPAMRQMHRQGCGHFIFLGDCTTPESFRLLLELTQGLPLDAVPGNNDYELPVMDQMAAASPAARLHPGHAVITRYGMNLSLSHYPKYAWQEVRKGHVDAALYGHTHQALQEMAGNCLIANPGELQGRTGRLGFGILDTDSRTMNLHTLDFKIP; from the coding sequence ATGAAGATAGGAATATTCTCCGACATACACGACCGTACGGACCATCTGGAGCCGGCCATGCGCCAGATGCATCGGCAGGGCTGCGGCCATTTCATTTTCCTAGGGGACTGCACTACTCCGGAGAGCTTCCGGCTCCTGCTTGAGCTGACGCAAGGGCTTCCGCTGGACGCCGTACCGGGCAACAACGATTACGAGCTGCCGGTCATGGACCAGATGGCGGCCGCATCTCCGGCGGCGCGGCTCCATCCCGGACATGCCGTTATCACCCGGTATGGCATGAATCTTTCCCTTTCCCATTACCCCAAGTACGCATGGCAGGAAGTACGCAAGGGCCATGTGGACGCCGCCCTGTATGGCCACACCCACCAGGCCTTGCAGGAGATGGCCGGAAACTGCCTGATCGCCAATCCCGGAGAATTGCAGGGCAGGACCGGCCGACTCGGGTTCGGCATCCTGGATACGGATTCCCGCACCATGAACCTTCACACGCTTGATTTCAAGATACCATGA
- the ccsA gene encoding cytochrome c biogenesis protein CcsA — protein MNDNWWALASLVLSLAFTGLGWRLLASGRRFMYAHLWMACLLALQTGALCVKAYQTGMCPIRGASEVIFFLSWTINLFYLLLGRAYRMSVLGIFTAPAIAVLTALSLLIGLFGPDVQGVHDFWVTAHVGVAMMSYGAGGLAAAAGVAFCMQDACLKRRQIPGTCRLLPPIRTLETSMKRLLLVAFVLLLAGEWLGWQGNLPIHTAKTVIVILLTLGYSVLLWLIYRRGMPGRALAYCCVVLFLASMSIFLVSR, from the coding sequence ATGAATGACAACTGGTGGGCTCTGGCATCCCTCGTCCTCTCCCTTGCATTCACGGGACTGGGCTGGCGCCTGCTTGCCTCCGGGCGCAGATTCATGTACGCCCACCTGTGGATGGCGTGCCTGCTGGCCCTGCAAACGGGGGCACTCTGCGTCAAGGCGTACCAAACGGGAATGTGCCCCATCCGGGGAGCGTCGGAAGTCATCTTCTTTCTTTCCTGGACCATCAATCTGTTCTACCTCCTTCTCGGCCGTGCGTACCGCATGTCCGTCCTGGGCATCTTCACGGCGCCCGCCATTGCCGTGCTGACGGCCCTCTCCCTGCTGATCGGCCTGTTCGGTCCGGATGTGCAGGGCGTGCATGACTTCTGGGTGACCGCCCATGTAGGGGTGGCCATGATGTCTTACGGAGCCGGAGGACTGGCCGCCGCCGCGGGCGTGGCCTTCTGCATGCAGGACGCCTGCTTGAAAAGAAGGCAGATCCCCGGCACCTGCCGTCTTCTGCCGCCCATCCGCACGCTGGAAACCAGCATGAAACGCCTCCTGCTGGTAGCCTTCGTCCTGCTTCTGGCAGGGGAATGGCTCGGCTGGCAGGGGAATTTGCCCATCCATACGGCAAAAACAGTTATTGTCATTTTACTGACGCTGGGTTACTCCGTGCTGTTGTGGCTCATCTATCGTCGCGGCATGCCGGGCAGGGCGCTGGCCTATTGCTGCGTGGTCCTCTTCCTGGCGTCCATGAGTATTTTTCTGGTGAGCAGATGA
- a CDS encoding RsmB/NOP family class I SAM-dependent RNA methyltransferase: MSSQILKLAGKLGLSPDQEKDFLEAMQAGNRSRSALVITPRAPEGYVPPVPADAVSRPWSHPRVVVPPEGETEAKPGSLPDYGHGFYYPLDLSSVWETAPLEHLPFRPERCLDMCASPGGKSILAQARVAPGEHIANEVHPRRLGILRHNLLRCGFLNLYTQRLRPDQWAEQAPGCFDLILADAPCSGQSLLAKGIPNPGCFHPAATGGNAKRQRGILLAALQCLAPGGFLLYTTCTYAPEENERNVLYLLKRHPELETVSVPELEPFHSGLTEEACYRLMPFHGAGAGGFTCLLHKKGEKPPLPPLADELLAWPIHAMGSQVS, from the coding sequence GTGTCCTCACAGATACTCAAACTTGCCGGCAAGCTGGGACTTTCCCCGGACCAGGAAAAGGATTTTCTGGAGGCCATGCAGGCGGGGAACCGCTCCCGCAGTGCCCTGGTCATCACCCCCAGGGCTCCGGAAGGTTACGTGCCGCCCGTTCCAGCCGATGCAGTTTCCCGGCCCTGGAGCCATCCCCGCGTCGTTGTTCCGCCGGAGGGGGAAACGGAGGCCAAACCCGGTTCCCTGCCGGATTACGGGCACGGTTTTTATTACCCGCTGGACCTTTCCTCCGTCTGGGAAACCGCTCCCCTGGAGCATCTGCCCTTCCGTCCGGAGCGCTGCCTGGACATGTGCGCCTCCCCGGGCGGGAAAAGCATTCTGGCACAGGCAAGAGTTGCTCCGGGCGAACACATCGCCAACGAGGTACACCCCCGCCGGCTGGGCATCCTGCGGCACAACCTGCTGCGCTGCGGATTCCTGAACCTGTACACGCAGCGCCTGCGCCCGGACCAGTGGGCGGAACAGGCTCCGGGCTGCTTTGACCTTATCCTTGCGGACGCCCCATGCAGCGGACAGTCCCTGCTTGCCAAGGGCATCCCCAATCCCGGATGTTTCCACCCAGCCGCCACCGGAGGGAATGCCAAACGCCAGAGGGGCATCCTGCTGGCCGCCCTGCAATGCCTGGCTCCTGGAGGCTTTCTGCTGTATACCACCTGCACCTACGCCCCGGAGGAAAATGAACGCAACGTGCTGTACCTGCTGAAAAGGCATCCGGAACTGGAGACCGTTTCCGTGCCGGAATTGGAGCCTTTCCATTCCGGCTTGACGGAGGAAGCCTGCTACCGCCTCATGCCTTTCCACGGCGCCGGAGCCGGAGGCTTCACCTGCCTGCTGCACAAGAAAGGGGAAAAGCCCCCCCTGCCCCCCCTGGCGGATGAGTTGCTCGCGTGGCCCATCCACGCCATGGGCTCCCAAGTATCATGA
- the folE2 gene encoding GTP cyclohydrolase FolE2 — MQELKDTQSEADTRNISIDRVGVKGLRFPIQIQDKLNRIQSTVATVSLAVDLPEEFKGTHMSRFVEALHQHGPLLDVHTALSIPRELLGRLSASRSHVEMEFPFFRAKAAPVTGREGLMDYVVRFEMEAEAGDRLADFKLTVVVPVTTLCPCSKAMSSYGAHNQRGIVTYSVRFASRPVWIEDLIDLVESCASCSLFSVLKRPDEKWVTEKAYENPVFVEDLVRNVALKTQSHSAFSWYRVEAENFESIHNHQAYAVIERDLRS, encoded by the coding sequence ATGCAGGAACTGAAAGATACCCAGTCGGAGGCGGACACCCGCAACATCTCCATTGACCGCGTAGGCGTCAAGGGCTTGCGCTTCCCCATCCAGATACAGGACAAGCTCAACCGGATTCAATCCACCGTGGCGACGGTCTCCCTGGCCGTGGACCTGCCGGAAGAATTCAAGGGAACGCACATGAGCCGTTTTGTGGAAGCCCTGCACCAGCATGGTCCCCTCCTGGACGTGCATACCGCGCTCTCCATCCCCCGTGAACTGCTCGGGCGGCTTTCCGCCAGCCGTTCCCATGTGGAAATGGAATTCCCCTTCTTCCGGGCCAAGGCGGCTCCCGTCACGGGAAGGGAAGGCCTGATGGACTATGTAGTCCGTTTTGAAATGGAAGCGGAGGCGGGCGACAGGCTGGCGGACTTCAAGCTCACCGTCGTGGTGCCCGTAACGACCCTCTGCCCCTGTTCCAAGGCCATGAGCAGCTACGGCGCCCACAACCAGCGCGGTATCGTTACCTACTCCGTGCGCTTTGCCTCCCGGCCCGTCTGGATTGAAGACCTGATTGACCTGGTGGAATCTTGCGCCAGTTGCTCCCTGTTCAGCGTGCTCAAGAGGCCGGATGAAAAATGGGTGACGGAAAAGGCATACGAAAATCCCGTCTTTGTGGAAGACCTGGTGCGCAACGTAGCGCTGAAAACGCAGAGCCACTCCGCATTCAGCTGGTACCGGGTGGAAGCGGAAAACTTTGAATCCATCCACAACCACCAGGCTTATGCCGTGATTGAACGGGATCTGCGTTCCTGA
- the rpsR gene encoding 30S ribosomal protein S18 — translation MSTEPKTVERRIRFRTCNRQMPRRRLDIPMDQVNLLNPDFLSKFTSETGKILPRRVTGLSAKMHRKITREIKRARAINLLP, via the coding sequence ATGTCCACTGAACCCAAGACTGTAGAACGTCGTATTCGTTTCCGCACGTGCAATCGCCAGATGCCGCGCCGCCGTCTCGACATCCCGATGGACCAGGTCAATCTGCTCAACCCTGATTTCCTGTCCAAGTTCACCTCTGAAACCGGCAAAATCCTTCCCCGCCGCGTGACCGGGCTGTCCGCCAAAATGCACCGCAAGATCACCCGTGAAATCAAGCGGGCCCGCGCGATCAACCTTCTGCCGTAA
- the hemA gene encoding glutamyl-tRNA reductase has translation MNHRTAPVEIRERFSVPSHRLQNAGKSIRELPGVEQCVVLSTCNRMEIYYWSDNPENAREHILSHFLGDGRGKVDMASHFYCHQGAFALEHLCRVLSGLDSMVLGETEIFGQVKTAYQMALDAGVTAACANKTFQKAFTIGKRVRTDSQIHAGATSVGSVAVELAEQIFGDLGGTRVLILGAGDMSRVTGRALRARGAEGIYVANRSFDRAVELAGMIGGQAIRYDAWGEYLRDIDVVVAATAAPHCIITRETLLPLRASRKYRSLFLIDISVPRNISPDVADIDEVYLYDIDTLTQLADEAKLSRELEISRCETIIRDGISKYFPDTALYDQ, from the coding sequence TTGAATCACCGGACCGCCCCCGTGGAAATAAGGGAGCGGTTCTCCGTGCCGTCCCACAGGCTCCAGAATGCGGGAAAAAGCATCCGGGAACTGCCGGGCGTGGAACAGTGCGTGGTGCTCTCCACCTGCAACCGCATGGAAATCTACTACTGGTCGGACAACCCGGAAAACGCCAGGGAGCATATCCTGTCCCACTTCCTGGGAGACGGCCGCGGCAAGGTGGACATGGCCTCCCATTTCTACTGCCACCAGGGGGCCTTCGCCCTGGAGCACCTGTGCCGCGTGCTCAGCGGGCTGGACTCCATGGTGCTGGGGGAAACGGAAATCTTCGGCCAGGTGAAAACCGCCTACCAAATGGCACTGGATGCCGGCGTGACCGCCGCCTGCGCCAACAAAACCTTTCAGAAAGCATTCACCATAGGCAAGCGGGTCAGGACGGACAGCCAGATTCATGCGGGAGCCACATCCGTGGGTTCCGTGGCCGTGGAACTGGCGGAACAAATCTTCGGAGACCTGGGAGGCACCCGCGTTCTGATCCTGGGGGCGGGCGATATGAGCCGCGTCACCGGCCGCGCCCTGCGTGCCCGCGGCGCGGAGGGCATTTACGTAGCCAACCGCTCCTTTGACCGCGCCGTGGAACTCGCCGGAATGATCGGCGGCCAAGCCATCCGGTATGATGCCTGGGGGGAATACCTCAGGGACATTGACGTGGTGGTGGCCGCCACGGCCGCCCCCCACTGCATCATCACGCGGGAGACGCTCCTGCCCCTGCGGGCGTCCCGCAAATACCGCTCCCTGTTCCTCATCGACATCTCCGTACCGCGCAACATCTCCCCGGACGTGGCGGACATTGACGAAGTGTACCTTTACGACATCGACACCCTGACTCAGCTTGCGGATGAAGCCAAGCTCAGCCGGGAGCTGGAAATCTCCCGGTGTGAAACCATCATCCGGGACGGCATCTCCAAATACTTTCCGGACACCGCTCTCTATGACCAGTAA
- a CDS encoding NUDIX domain-containing protein: MTCLNVCCALITLRSAHGTLLLAARKARGQSNGLLYEFPGGKLEAGEDARDAIVREIREELGCIIHPVRPMTPVLHREKDRTIRLIPFLCEPEEGRLPIPLEHESLGFFSSLSLPSLPWAPADLPILQEWLDRNAR, from the coding sequence ATGACCTGTCTGAACGTTTGCTGCGCCCTGATCACGCTGCGCTCCGCGCACGGAACCCTGCTCCTGGCCGCAAGAAAGGCGCGCGGGCAATCAAACGGGCTGCTGTACGAATTTCCCGGCGGAAAATTGGAAGCGGGAGAAGATGCGCGCGATGCCATCGTGAGGGAAATACGGGAAGAGCTCGGCTGCATCATCCACCCGGTGCGTCCGATGACTCCCGTCCTGCACCGGGAGAAAGACCGGACCATACGCCTTATCCCATTTCTGTGCGAACCGGAGGAAGGCCGCCTGCCCATTCCTCTGGAACATGAAAGCCTGGGGTTCTTTTCCAGCCTCTCCCTTCCTTCCCTGCCCTGGGCGCCGGCGGATCTCCCTATTCTGCAGGAATGGCTTGACCGGAACGCCCGCTGA
- a CDS encoding ROK family protein — MTASTIPSIGIDFGGTSIKLGVVRGTEVIAHAPSIATQEYGNPDQLIEAIAQFVNMLRLNHPEVQAIGMGMPGFVNFYQGTVYTLTNVPGWNNVPVREMLQAACGLPVYVENDANCMAYAEWKLGAGRGKRHLVCLTLGTGVGSGLIVNGDLLRGATCSAGELGQTSIDYRGRLGHYGNRGSLEDYVGNREIAADARTLYASHGIDKAIVDCNPIALERAALAGDEVAAQVWRDLAVKLSCALMNCCYLLNPEAIIIGGGVAKAKTLLFEPLQEIMRTQLAAPLAESLTILPAQFGTEAGILGSAHLALNTHFGETFRV; from the coding sequence ATGACAGCTTCAACCATTCCCTCCATCGGCATTGACTTCGGAGGCACCTCCATCAAGCTGGGCGTCGTCCGGGGGACGGAAGTGATCGCCCATGCGCCTTCCATCGCCACCCAGGAGTACGGCAACCCCGACCAGCTGATTGAAGCCATAGCCCAGTTTGTGAACATGCTGCGCCTGAATCACCCGGAAGTGCAGGCCATCGGCATGGGGATGCCCGGATTCGTCAATTTCTACCAAGGCACCGTTTATACGCTTACCAACGTTCCCGGCTGGAACAATGTTCCGGTCAGGGAGATGCTCCAGGCGGCCTGCGGACTGCCGGTGTATGTGGAGAACGACGCTAACTGCATGGCGTATGCGGAATGGAAGCTGGGCGCGGGAAGAGGGAAGCGGCACCTCGTCTGCCTGACGCTGGGGACCGGGGTTGGAAGCGGACTGATCGTGAACGGCGACCTGCTGCGCGGAGCCACCTGTTCAGCCGGGGAACTGGGACAGACCAGCATTGACTACCGCGGCAGGCTGGGACATTACGGCAACCGCGGCTCCCTGGAAGATTACGTAGGAAACCGGGAGATTGCGGCGGATGCCAGAACCCTGTATGCCAGCCACGGCATTGACAAGGCCATTGTGGATTGCAACCCTATTGCCCTGGAGCGAGCGGCACTGGCCGGGGACGAAGTGGCCGCCCAGGTATGGAGGGATCTGGCCGTGAAACTTTCCTGTGCCCTGATGAATTGCTGTTATCTCCTAAATCCGGAGGCGATTATCATCGGCGGAGGGGTAGCCAAGGCCAAAACACTGCTGTTCGAGCCGCTCCAGGAGATCATGAGAACGCAGCTTGCCGCCCCGCTGGCGGAGAGCCTGACGATCCTTCCCGCCCAGTTCGGCACGGAAGCCGGCATTCTGGGGTCCGCCCATCTGGCTCTCAATACCCACTTCGGCGAAACATTCCGGGTCTGA